The following nucleotide sequence is from Halorussus caseinilyticus.
CGCTCGCCGACCTCGTGGAGGGTCTCGCCGACCACCGCGTCGTTCTCGTCGGGTTCGTAGGCTTCGACTTTCGCGGCCACGCGGTCGGCCACGTCGTCGTAGGTGCGCCGACCCGACCGCTCGGGGTCCCGAATCTCCTTGGCGTACTCCAGCATGCGCCTGCTCTCTGCGACCGCCTCGTCCCAGTGTTCGACCGCCCACGCCGCGAGGTCCGGCAGTTCCTCGATGGTCCCGGCGAGTTCGTAGTCCCGCGGGATGGCGTCGTAAATCCACGGCTGGTTTCGCGCTATCAGGACCTGTCCGCTCCCGGCCTGTTCGAACCACGTCCGGGCCAGCGTCTCGTACTCGGTGGCGGAGATGCAGAGGTCGCCCATCCGGAGCGCGGTCTCGAACTCCTCGCGGGAGGCCTTCGGGTAGGTCTCGACCCACGGCAGGTCGGCGTACTCGTCGGGAATCTGGCTCATGCTGGTCATCACGGTCCGAACGCCGAACCGGTCGTGGAGCATCTCGGCGATGTCCATCACGGTGCCGACCTGCTTTTTGTCCCAGATGGACCCCGCGACGTGGAGCCACTGGGGTTCGTCGGCGTAGTCGGCGTCGAACCGCGAGAAGTCGATGGGACTGCCGGTCTGGACCGCCTCGTCTATCGCCCGGTCCACGACCGACTCCTGCATGAACTCGTGGCCGTGGTCGCGCAGTCCGTCCACGTCGATGGCGGCCTTGAACCACATCCCGTCGGAGAGGACCGACTCGCTGATTTCGGTCTCGCGCTGGAACTCGTTTCGCCACCCGGTGTTGGCGTACTTGAACGGGAGTTGGAGGTCGTGGACGTTGGCGACAATATCGACGGGCCACGGGTGGCCGACCCGGTGGCCGTCGAGGGCGCACAGCCACTTGTAGAGGTCCGCGCGCCCGCGCCGGAGTTGGTCTATCACCACGTCCACGTAGCCCAACTGGTCGTAGGTCGCCTCCGCGAGCGCCTCCAGTTGGTCCTCGCTGTATCCGGACTCGGTGAACGCGCCTTGGTGTCGGCGACCGTGCATGAACGGTTCGGTCTCGGCGAGCGTCACGCGCTCGCGGTCGGCGAGGACGTACTCGGGGTCGTAGTCGGCCACCTCCGGCGGCGCGAGCAACCAGTAGACGTGGAGGTCGGGGTCTACGTCCAACCACTCTTCGACCCACACCACCGCGTCGTTGAGGGTGCCGTTGGCCGTCGCGTCGTCGGGTCGGTAGAGTTCGGGAGTGATGAGTACGCGCATGAATCCCTTCCTCTCGAAAACGGGAGACGGACCCTTGAATCTATGTCCGTGACACGAACTACCGCGGACGCGCTCGGTGGGGCAGACCACCGGGACGCGCTCGGGCACGCAAACCACCGGCGAACGCCCGGCCGACCAGCCGACAGGGGCGAACAAAGGGGCCGCCCGCTCGCGTTCACTGTAGTCGCCTGACCGACCCCTCTCGGAGGTGAGCGCCAGCGAACCGGAGGAATGTCGGTCAGCGTCCGCGAGCGGGCGGGGGATTTCGAAACCGTCTTCGCCACGATACCCTCGGTGGCAGTGGCGGTGCGGAGCGGTCCCGAACCACCCGACGCCGACCGAACCACCACAATCACCCACGACGCGGGGTCACGACAACCGATTTACCGCGCCGCGGCGAAACACCGCCATGCGCTCGGCGATTCAACTCTACACGCTCCGCGAACTGAACGACTCACTGCCCGACCTGCTCCGGCGCGTCGGCGACACCGCCTTCGAGGGCGTCGAGTTCGCCGGACTCGGAGACGCCGACATCGAGGAAGTCCAGAACGCGCTGGACGACGCCGGACTCGACGTTGCCGCGGCCCACGTCGGCATCGAGGACCTCGAAGCGGACCTCGACGGCGTGGCCGAGACCTACGCGGCCCTCGACTGCGAGCGCATCGTCGTCCCGTACCTCGACGCCGCCGCGTTCGCCAGCGAACAGGCCGTCGCCGACACCGCGCGCAGACTGACCGAACTCGGCGCGCGACTCGACGACCGCGGCGTCTCGCTTGGCTATCACAACCACGACCACGAGTTCGCCGACCTCGGCGGCGGGTCGGCCTTCGAGACGCTGGCCGAGGAGACCGACTTCGCCCTCGAACTCGACGTAGGGTGGGCCACCGCCGCGGGGTACGACCCCGTGGACCTGCTCGGGTCGCTCCGCGGGCGCGTCCCGCTTGTCCACCTGAAGGACGTGTCGGGCACCACGCCGGTCGAACTCGGCGACGGGGACCTCGAAATCGACGCCTGCGTCCGGGCGGCGCGCGAGGCCGGAACCGAGTGGCTGGTCTACGAACACGACGACCCAGACGACCCCGCCGCGTCGCTCGAACACGGCGCGGAGACGCTGGCGGACCTGCTCGACTAATCTCCCTCTCGCTCGCGCTCGAACGCGACTCCGACCACGAACCCGAACCCGACCAGCCCCCACCCGAGCGCCGCCGCCGCGAGGTTCTGGCCGCCGTCGATTCCCTGCAAGAGGCTCAGCGTCCCGAACGTCGTGACGCCCGCGAGCGCGCCGCTGGCCCAGTTGCCGCCCGACCCCCACAGCGCCCCGGGGTACCGGAGCGCGACGGCGGTGCCGACGGCGTACACCTGCGCGACCCCGGCGAACAGAATCAGGTGGCGCTCCGGGCGCGGCGTGAGGACGACGACCCCGGCGGTCACGGCGGCGGCGACGACAAGCGCGACGGCGTAGCGGAGAGCGCGGCGCATGACGGCGATGGTCGGCCCGCGGGAGTGAGCGTTTCGGTTCCAGACGCCCACGCGAAAACGCTTATCTCGCGCTCGTCCGAATCGAGCGCCATGCCCGGCGTGCCCTCCCGCGAACGCCTCACCTCGATTCCGCCCCGCAAGCGCCTGCCCGCCCTCCTGTTGGTCCTCGCGGCAGTGGCTCTCGCGGCGTCGAGCGCGTGGGTCGTCTACGACGACTTTCGGCCCTACTACTCGCTGACGGTTACGCAGGTCGGCGCGACTCCCGACGACGCCGACGTTCTCGACGCCCGAAACCTCCCGACGGAGGCCGAAATCGCCTTCGAGCAGGCACGCGACGGGGGCCACGTCGTCCACGAGCGACCCGAGTGGCTGGACACCTTCCCGCTGTACGACTCGGTGTACGTCCGGGCCGACGGAACCGTCTACGAACTCTGGGCGCGCTCGGACGGCTTGGACGGGATTTCGCTCGTGCTGGCAGTTCCCGCTGTCGCGCTCGCCCTCGGTCTCGGCGGCGTCGGCGCGTGGTCCTACCGCCGCGAGAAGGTTCGAGTCCCACTGACGATTCTCGCGGGTCTCTGCACGGCCCTCGCGGTGAGTCTCGGGTGGCCGTTCCCCGGGACGCTGTTCGTAGCGGGACTCGGCATCGGCCCGGCCAAGACCGCGATTTTCGCGGCGCTCGCGGCGTCGGTCGGGACGTGGCGGGGTCTGGGTCGGCGGAGTCTCGCGTGACCGTGCCGACTCGTCGGAGTCGGCACGGTCACGTTCGGCGAGGGACGACGCTCACCCGAAGTCGCCGCCGGGGACGAACGTTGGCGTCCCCGGATTCCCGTCGTCCCGGTAGCCCAGCGACCGGAGGGCGTACACGAGGTCCGCGATTGGAACATCCGCACCGACGCGCTCCGGTAACTCGTCCAGCGGAGCCTCGTCCCCGCCGTCGAACTCCGAGGCGGCCGCCTCCACGTTTCGGCGGGTTTCGGCGTCCTCGAACGCCGAAACCCGCCGCTCGACTCGCTCGCGGAGGTCCCGGTAGGTCCTCCCGCCGCACTGCTCGGGACCGCGGACCGCTCGAACGTGTTCGACCATCCGGCGGTTCTCGGCGACCGCTTCGTCCCAGTTCCGGACCGCCCGGACCGCGAGCGTTTCGAGGTGCGCGAGGTCCCCCGCGAGTCGGTAGTCGCCGGGCACGCAGTCGTAGGCCCACGGTTCGTCCCGAATCACGAGGACCTGCCCGCTTCCGGCCTGCTCGAACGGCGTCCGGGGCATCGTCTCGTGGTCGGAGGCACAGATTGCGATGTCGCCGGTTTCGAGCGCCGCCTCGCGCTCGCGGGAACACTCCGGGTAGGCGTCCACGAACCGGGTAGGCGTCCACGAACTCGCGGTCGGCCATCCCCTCGGGAATCGGGTCCATGTGGGTCATCAGCGTCCGAATCCCGAACTCGTCGTACAGCGTCTCGGCGGCGTCCGGCACCACGTCCAGATTCTTCTTGCCCCATCCCGACCCCGCGACGTGAAGCCACTCAGGGTCGTCGGCGTAGCACTCCTCGAAGTCGCCGAAGTCGAGCGGACTCCCAGTCTCGAGCGCGTCTGCCAGCGTCTCGTCCGGGAACTTCTCGCCGAAGAGTTCGGGGTCGTAGTCGGCCACCTCCGGCGGCGCGAGCAGTCGACGTGGAGATGCGGGTCGCGTTCCACCCACTCCGCGACCAACTGCACCGCGTCGTTGAGGGTGCCGTTGGCCGTCGCGTCGTCGGGGCGGTAGAGTTCGGGAACGAAGAGGACGCGCATTCGCTGACCGCCACGATTGACGACGGAGGCGGCCTTTACCGTGACGGCCGGAACTAGCCCGGTATCAACTTGTAGTAATACTTTTCACGTAAACAGTTCTGCTGACGACAGGTATTTCAGTCGGGACGTGTGATTTTAAAACATCCATGGCCGCGCCGCTCATGGACACATCATCATCACGCCCCGACACGGGGCAGTTCACTACACATGGACGACACAGCCAAATACGTTATTCACGCCGACATCACCGCCGATGGGGTGGTAGAACGGAGTGATGTCGTCGGTGCGGTCTTCGGGCAGACCGAAGGCTTACTCGGCGACGACTTGGACCTCCGGGACCTCCAGCAGTCATCGAAACTCGGACGCATCGACGTAAACATCGACAGCGAAAACGGACAGTCGTTCGGGACCATCACCATCGCGTCGAGTCTCGACAAAGTAGAAACCTCCATCCTCGCCGCCGCGTTGGAGACCATCAGTCGGGTGGGTCCCTGCCGGGCCACCGTCTCCACCGGGAGCATCGAGGACGTGCGCGCCGCCAAGCGCCGGAAGGTCGTGGACCGCGCAAAGCAACTCCTCTCGGAGTCGTTCGACGAGGACGTGATGACCTCCCGCGAGATTCTCGAAGAGGTCCGCCAGAGCGTCCGCGTCGAGGACATCGTGGAGTACGAGGGCCTTCCCGCGGGACCGCGCGTCGAAGACAGCGACGCCATCATCGTGGTCGAGGGTCGCTCGGACGTGCTGAACCTCCTGCGCTACGGCGTCAAGAACGCCGTCGCCGTCGAGGGGACCAACGTCCCCGACGCGGTGGCCGAACTCACCCAGAGCAGGACCGTCACCGCCTTCCTCGACGGGGACCGCGGGGGCGACCTCATCCGGAAGGAACTCGCGCAGGTCGGCGACATCGACTACGTGGCGTTCGCGCCCGCGAACAAGTCGGTCGAGGACCTCGCGCGCCACGAAGTCATGTCCGCGCTCCGGAGCAAGCGCCCCTTCGAGGAGTCGATGGTCGGCGAGGAGTCCGACGACTCCGAGGCGGCCGACGACTCCGCGGACCCCGCGGACGCCGACGCGACTGACCCCGACCCGGCGTCG
It contains:
- a CDS encoding sugar phosphate isomerase/epimerase family protein, whose product is MRSAIQLYTLRELNDSLPDLLRRVGDTAFEGVEFAGLGDADIEEVQNALDDAGLDVAAAHVGIEDLEADLDGVAETYAALDCERIVVPYLDAAAFASEQAVADTARRLTELGARLDDRGVSLGYHNHDHEFADLGGGSAFETLAEETDFALELDVGWATAAGYDPVDLLGSLRGRVPLVHLKDVSGTTPVELGDGDLEIDACVRAAREAGTEWLVYEHDDPDDPAASLEHGAETLADLLD
- the dnaG gene encoding DNA primase DnaG, producing MDDTAKYVIHADITADGVVERSDVVGAVFGQTEGLLGDDLDLRDLQQSSKLGRIDVNIDSENGQSFGTITIASSLDKVETSILAAALETISRVGPCRATVSTGSIEDVRAAKRRKVVDRAKQLLSESFDEDVMTSREILEEVRQSVRVEDIVEYEGLPAGPRVEDSDAIIVVEGRSDVLNLLRYGVKNAVAVEGTNVPDAVAELTQSRTVTAFLDGDRGGDLIRKELAQVGDIDYVAFAPANKSVEDLARHEVMSALRSKRPFEESMVGEESDDSEAADDSADPADADATDPDPASATAASEAGPAATDGSARPAPETEEGVGTSGPATPDAEPQSPSAESAVADAESIDSDIADAVRESEGTDPMDGPEVIDDPEALAGEADDGEVETETTDAEDDEPAATDSQADAEPATLRGQVESVVDAETGTARLVSESFETLAEVAAENAFEAVESADEVPYAVVVDGTLDQRLLDVSAQRGVGQVVAREFGEFVKRPADVRIRTAEQF